DNA from Algisphaera agarilytica:
TGGATAAAGGCAAGGGTGGAGGCAATGATGACGACGCCCAGTGATCGCCCGCCACTCCTGGAGCTGACGGGGATCACCCGGATCTTCCACGTCGGCAGCGAAACCGTCCACGCGCTCGCGGGGGTCGACCTGACCATCCGGCACGGCGAATTCGTGTCCATCATGGGTAGCTCGGGCTCGGGTAAGAGTACGTTGATGAACGTCTTGGGCTGCCTCGACCGCCCGACGGACGGGGACTATTACCTGGATGGTCAAGCGGTGAGCCGGATGTCGAGCTGGGCCCTCGCTGATGTACGCAACGCCCGGCTGGGATTCGTGTTTCAAAGCTTCGAGCTCATGGCCCGCACCCCGGCGTGGAAGAACGTCGCGCTGCCGTTGATGTATGGCGAATCCGGCGGGCGGCGAGCGAAAGTTAAAGCGCTCGCTGCGCTCGATAAAGTCGGCTTGTCGGACCGCGCCTCGCACCGCCCCAGCCAGCTCTCTGGCGGGCAGAAACAGCGCGTCGCGATCGCCCGGGCTCTCGTGAACGAGCCCAAAATCCTTTTCGCCGACGAGCCCACCGGCAACCTCGACTCGCAGACAACCTCCGAGATCCTCGATCTCTTCGGCCAGCTTCACGCCGAAGGGCACACCCTCGTGATGGTCACTCACGAGTCCGACGTCGCCGCCCACGCGCAACGGGTGATCCGTATGAAAGACGGCCGGGCCGACTCAGATCTCTCCACGGACCAAGACCCAGTCACCGCGCCGTTCCGTCAGTCGATAGAGGTGACGGCGTGATCCAGCACGTACTCCTCGCTCCGCTACGGATGCTACGGCTGACCTACGTCAGTGTGCAGATGTCGCTCGGGCAGATCTGGGCCAACAAGCTGCGCAGCTTGTTGGCGACGCTGGGAATCGTGATCGGCATCGCGTCGGTCGTCGCGGTGATCGCGGCCCTGGCCGGACTCAAGACTAAGGTGCTTGCCGAATTCGAGACCTTCGGGGCCAACAAGGTCTTCGTCTTCCCCGACCGGCCCGACTCCGGCCCCGACCGCAACGCGCCGTTCTACGGCCGGATCAACCTCGAACCGCAGCAGTTCAACGGCCTGCTCGAACAGGCACCGTCAGTGGCCGACTTCTGTCGACTTGGCGAAGGCTCCTCGAATGTCGACTACCTCGACACGCATTTAGAGAACGTCAGCATCTACGGCATCGACTTCTCCTGGCACGGCATCCATAACCGCTGGGTTGAGAAAGGCCGAACCTTCAGCGTGGTCGATCAGCTCAACGCCCGCCCGGTTTGCCTAATCACCACCAAAACCCGCGATGACCTGAAACTGCCCGAAGACCCGATCGGCGAGAGCATCATCATGTACTCGCAGAAGTTCAGAATCGTCGGCATTGTGGAAGCGAGCCCCGCGGGCGCGGCGTTTGGCGGCGGCGTGGTGCGGCAGGAGATCTACGTCCCGTTCCCCACGCAGATACGCCGCGACACGCCGTGGGTCTACGCGGTGGCCGTCGCCCACTCGCCCGAAGTCGCCGAGGAAGCCAGCGCCGAGATCCAGGTGTTCCTCCGCAACACCCGCGGCATCGCGCCTGGCGACCCCGACAACTTCCGCATGGAGGTGCTCAGCCAAGCCATCGAGCAGTTTCAGAGCCTGGCTGCCGGCGTCACCGCCGTAGCGGGCGGCATCGTCTCGATCTCGCTGCTCGTCGGTGGCGTCGGCATCATGAACATCATGCTCGTGTCGGTCTCCGAACGCACCCGGGAGATAGGCCTGCGTAAAGCCGTCGGGGCCAAACCCACAGCCCTGCTGATGCAGTTCCTCATCGAGAGCGTCACCCTCTGCACCGTCGGCGGGATGATCGGCCTAGGTGTCGGCCAGCTCATGGTCGAGGGTATCCAGGGCATCCCCAACGCCAACCTCGACCAGGCCTACATCCCGCTATGGGCGGTGCTACTGGCCTTGGCGTTCTCCGGCGGCGTGGGCGTGACGTTCGGCTTTTTCCCCGCCCTCAAGGCGGCCCGTATGGACCCCATCGAGGCGCTGCGTCATGAGTAACCTCTTTCATCCCCCCCAAACCGGGGCCGCGCTGATCGTGGTCGCCTGCGGGCTCGTTGGCTGCGCCGACCCGTTCCGCCACGATCCAGTGACGCAAGAGGCCTACCGCGCGAAGCTGCAAAATATCGAGCCGGTCACGCTCGAGACGTTCACCGCGACCGAGCCCGCCCCGCCGATGCCCGAAGCCCCCGCCGAACTGGAGCTGACGCTCGAGCAATGCCGGGCCTGGGTCTTGGCCGACAGCCTCGACCTCGATGTTCGATTGCTCGATCCGACTCTCGCGGATCTCTCGGTCACCGCCGCCGAGGCGCGGTTCGAGGCGGTGCTGTTCGGCTCCGCCAACTACAGCGACACCGAAACCCCGACCGCCTCGACCCTCGACGGCAGCGAGGTGCAAAGCTCTCGCGGCCAACTCGGCGTCCGTCTGCCGCTGCGTACCGGCGGAACCCTGACCGCCGACTTCGTCGCGCAGCGCCTCGACACCGACAACACGTTCTCGACGCTCAATCCGTCGTTCGACGGCGACGCCAACATCTCGCTGTCCCAACCGCTGCTCCGTAACGCAGGCCAACGCGTCACCGAAGCCCCGATCCAGATCGCCCGGCTCGACGCTCAAGCCGTCTCCGCTCGAACCCGCGTTGATGTGATCCGCGTGCTGACCGCAATCGATCGAGCCTACTGGCAACTGTACCAAGCGCAGCAGGAACTCACCGTCCGGCAGCAGCAACATGAACTCGCCATCGCCCAACTCGAACGCGCCGAGCGTCTGGTCGAGGCCGGCGCCGCCGCGGACGTTGAGGTCATCCGCGCCCAGGCCGGGGTCGCCGACGGACTGGAGGCGATTATCACCGCCGAGAATACGCTCCGCCTCACCCAACGCTCGATCAAACGCCTGATCAACCAGCCCCATCTACCGCTCAACGGCCCGACCGCTTTGGTCGCCGTCACGCCTGCCAACCCCGTGAACTACGCCCTCGACGGCGATCGGCTGCTCGACACCGCGATGGATCAGCGCGTCGAACTTATCGAAACCGAGCTCCAACTTGCCCAAGACGCTTTGAATATCGATATCCGCCGCAACGCAACACTGCCCCTGGCCTCGCTCGACTACCGCTATACCCGCAACGGCCTAGGCGGCTCGTTCAACGACGCGTTCAGCCAGGTCTTCGAGGAAGACTTCGACGGCCACAGCATTGGACTGCGGGTTGAGGTACCACTTGGAAACCAAGCCGCCAAGTCAGAACTTCAGCGTGCCCTACTCACGCGCGTGCAACGGCTCTCGAACCGTCGGCTGCAAGAAGTTCAGATCGCCCAAGAAATCGCGAACGCCTTAGATACCCTCACCACGACGTGGCAGCGCATCCTGGCCACCCGGCAAGCCGTGTTGCTGGAAGCACGCGTGCTAGAGGCCGAACAGCGCCAGTTCGAGTTGGGGCTGGTCACCTCGACGCAAGTATTGGAAGCCCAAGCTCGACTGGCTGACGCTCGATCCCGAGAGGTGAGCGCCATTACCGCTTACCAGATCGCCCAAATCGACCTCGCATTTGCCACCGGCACCGTTCTCGGCGAAGCCCGCATCCGCTGGGAACCGCTCGGCTTAGACTCGGAAAGCCAGAAGCGATAGCTACGAATCGCAACCCAATGTCACCAAACGTTTCTTTGGCTACATACGGCCGTGTGTGCCAACCGATTGCCTAGGGGGCTACCTCGAGGCCGAGAAACTGGGCTTGTTTGCCCCAGTTCAACGTCTGCGCGGCCTCGAGCAGATTGGTCAGCGTGATCCGAACAGGCAATTCCCCACTTAGAGCCTGCTTCAGGATCGTGGGAGATAGTTGAACCAAGGGTAGGTACTTCCGGATCCGGCTCGCCGAGACGTTCTGCTGCTTCGCGAGTCTCGGCAGGTTGACACCGCTTTCCATGAATAACTCACGCCAGCGATAGGCTTGCCCAATCGCGGAAACAATGTGGCTTTGAGGCGTTGGGGTTCCGGGCGCTACGAGGTCTTGTCCGTCTGGTGAGACCAACATTCGCTTTCCGTCGAGCCGCTTGATCTGCAACGCGATACGCAGCCGGACCTTCTTCCGGTAGTTATCCACCCGCGGCTGATAGAGGCAGCGAGGACAAGGCGCAGCCTCTGCGTTAGGCGTATGGGGCCATTCAACCTCCCGCACCGCCTCAAGCTGATCCGGCAATAGTTTGACGGTCAGTTCATCCGGTGCCAGTACGATTCGGTGAATAAGACGCCTAATCCAGTAGTCACGCGTGCCAACATCGGATCGAAGCAGCGGATCTCTGACGTCCTCATCCAGGTAATTCAACACCAACGCGCGGACCAGCTCGTCGAGGTAGCTCGCATTGATCGTCTTGATGGGGCAATTCTTATACCCCTGCTGAATCCCTTTCTGGCTGACGTAGTACCGAACCAGACGCTTCTGGCCCCCGGAAGTGGCTGCCGCCCTATTGGAGATCGGCCGGTGGACCGAGCTGGGGCTCATTGCGTAACTTTCGTGTGTTCGAAGTTTGCCCTTCAGTAGGTGAGGTTGGCTCCAGCGATGCTGCGACTGGCGGATCACCGAGTCGATCTCCCCTTGCACCTGGTCCCACAACTTCCGGGACACGATGGGTTCGTGTTGGCCCTTCCAGTCTTTGTCCTTATGCACGATCCGGCCGATGTACAGCGGATTGGTCAGCATGTCGCGAAGGTACTTGGCCGTCAAGGGCTTCCCGCCGTGCTCTCTCCCCCTGCTGCTCACCCAGTACCTTGTGGTGTAGCCTTCACTGTTGAGCTTCTCCGCCAACGCCAACATGGAACCGTCCGCCTCCAAGAACCCCCGGAAGGTTTTTTCCACCAGTTCCGCTTCCGGGGGATGGATGTATAGCTTCCGCTCTTTCAGGCGGTAGCCGAGAGGAGGCTGGCCACCAACCCACAGCCCCTTCTTCTTGGTGGCGGCGATCTTGTCGCGTATCCGTTCACCGGTGACCTCACGCTCGAACTGGGCGAAACTCAGCAACATGTTTAAGGTCAGACGACCCATGCTGGTCGTGGTATTGAACTGCTGGGTCACAGACACGAACGAGACGTCGCGGTCCTCGAAGACCTTCATCATGGCGGCGAAGTCGCTCAAGGAGCGAGATAGTCGGTCTACTTTGTAGACCACCACCACATCGACAAGGCCGTAATCGATATCTTTGAGCAGTTGCTTGAGCCCGGGGCGTTCCATGTTCCCGCCGGTGAAGCCGCCGTCGTCGTAAGCCGTCTCGATCGCTACCCAGCCCTCGTGTATCTGGCTACGGATGTAGTCGAGACCTGCTTCACGCTGAGCGTCAAGTGAATTGAAGGCTTGATCGAGGCCTTCCTCATGGGATTTACGCGTGTACACCGCGCATCGAATCAGTTTGGAACTCATTGGATCCCCCTCACTCGGTTGAGGCCGAAGAAACGCGGACCGGACCAATGGGCCCGGGTGATCTCCTTAGCGATCTGGGTGAGGCTGCGGTACTCCTGGCCCCGGAACTCGAATCGCTTGCCGGGTTCGACCACCACCACTTCGTAGGTCTTACCCTGCCAATTCCGAATGAGCTTAGCCCCAGCCTGAAGTACCGGCTTGGACGGTGTTCGGATCTTCCGAGGTTTCCGGGAATTGACGCTTTGGGGAGGTGCTTGGACACCTCGAATCGCAGACTTCAGCATGGTTTGAGTAGCGGCGTCGATACCTCCACCTTGGGCTTGCCAAGCAAGGTCACGGCGAAGCAGAAGCTTGACCTTAGGGGGAGGCTTACCACGGTTCGTTTGCTGCCAGCTCTGCGATAGTTCGGGTAATGATAGACCCTTGAGATCATTCAGAGATCGTGGAGTGTTCATACCCACATACATCCATATCTACCGGCAGATATCAAGGCATGATCGATAGGATCATCCCTGTGTTCTGGCACTATCTATGGACGCTTCGGGGTGCTTCCGTGGATCACTTCCGGGGGGGTGAAGTGGGATAGGATGCCTTCGACGAGGGCGTGATCATGGAGCTTGCAGACCGTCTGGCGTCGGGCCTTGAGCCTCAGGGCTTCCTCACGGGGCACCACCGCAACCCAATTGACACCGATACACCAATCGCAGCGGTCCGGATCGTGGAGGTGCTCTTTCATGGGTGCCTTCTCGAGCGGCAACTCCAATAGACGCTTACTTTTAACCGGCGAGACGAAGTCACGCTGCATCACCGCTTCAGAGACCACCTCACCTACCCCCACATAACCGTGGCGGCTGAGGTAAGCCATGATCTTGTCGCCCGGCTGCAAGCGGCTAATCTGCCGGATCCATTTGGGACCCCCGCCTGCCTGCATGAACCCGTATCGCTGACAGTCTTCCCAGCAGCGACTATTGGTCGGTGATTCGCCGACATTCACGAACCAGTAACCCTCGCCGTCTATCCAGCCACCGCCTCGAGTGGCCCGGCGTACCCCTCGCGACTTGTCTTTGGCCCGGACCAAGAAGTCTCCTGCTTCAGGTAGCGGGATGATGCGTTGGACGTCGAGGATTAGTTCGTCTCCCTGGCGATGCGGCCGGATCCTCACACAAGTGATATCTAAGTCACGCTGATTGAGCCAGATGACGGACGTTGTGACCTCCTTGTGGAAGTCGGGTGCCACCAGAACGATGCGGACCTCCTGGCCGAAGAACTCCTCCTGAGGCCCGTCCCAGTCGAGGAAATCCAGCAAAACCTGCTCAGCTTCAGTCGACGTGGATCCGGAGTACTTGGCATAAGCAGCAACCGCCTGATCAAAGGTCATCGTCGAGGCCATGGCGGCGTATCGGATCGCCTGCAGGTCCAATTGTCCGTCGTTGGTGGTGCGTTTCAGTTCGATCACCACCAACCGGGCCTCGGTATCCAGGGCTAGCAAGTCGATGCGACGACGGCTGTCGTCCCAGTCAGCAAACTCGTCGGTCAACACCAAGGCATCGGGAAGCAGGACGTCGATCTGCTCCCGAAGCAGTCGCTGGAGGTCGTAGCGTTCGGAGACGCCCTCCTGAGCAAAATTGGTGACGGGAAGCGTGGTGAGTTGATCGGAATCGAGGCGGAATAAGGGCATATCGAATTCTCCGGAGCCGTCGAACTACCGTGCTGGGGAACACCCCCAACTGTTTGAACACGAGGAAGCTGCGGCATGGACCATATTGCCTGACAACAAAGAGTTGTCAATAGCAATCCACACGATCCTGTTGGGGTGCCCAAGCCGCAAATACGACCCGATTACGCCCCCCTACCCGAGCTCCTACGTGAGATGCGCGACCGCGCGGGGCTAACCCAACGTGACTTGGCCGAACGCCTGGGGATGCCGCAAAACACGATCTACCGTATGGAGCAAGGGATTCGCCGATGTGACGTCCTGGAGTTGATCGACTGGTGCCGGGCATGCGACTACAACCCGAAACGGGCCTTCAACAAGTTGCTGTAACTGCCCAGCGACTCAGAACTGCGACACACTCGTATAGCTCTTAGAAGTCTGCGCTATCCGAACCGCCATTTCCAAAGCGTCGGGACCATCGTCATGGGCCCCCAGTGGGAAGTGGCGCAATTGCTCGAGGAGCATCTGCTGGCGACGGGAGAACCTTAACTGCCCCTGCGCAATCAGCGGTTCTAAACTTGAAATCCTTACGCCTTTATTCTGAGTATTCTCGACTTTCTTGACTCGCAATGATCGGCCACCAACTCGCGTCCGATTGATGATCTGATCAACCAACAAACCCTTATGCAGATTGGTTTCCATTGCGAAGTCTCGATACGTATACGTCCGGCTCAGCCGCGCGATGTGTTCAACCAGTTGGTCAGGGCTACGTCGAGCGATGTCCGCTCCAATCACATACATCACCTTCGTCGATGAATCCCGAACCAGCGTGATCACCGCAGAGTAATCGCCTTTGCGGCCCCGCTGCCCCAAGCTCGGGTCGCACGCCCCATAGAACTGCGCCCGTGAACCCAACTTCCGTATCAATTCCGCTTCACCCCCCGCAGTCAGCCCCCCGGAAGTCGCGTTCGAGTTTCCGGGGGTGGTTACGGAGATAATTCCGGGGGCGGGGGTGTCCCAGAAGCGGAGGTTTTCTTCTTTGAAGAGGCATTCTTCCGGGTCCAGGGGCTCATTCTGCTTCTCGGATTGGAAGCTGGTCCTTCCTTCGTCCGCCCGGATCTGCATTAATCGTTCGTAACTCTCGACTTCAGGCCACAACACTTTGGTCCCTGTAAGCATGTCTTCTTCGTTGGCCTTGAAGAAGGCGTTGCTTGCCCCCGGCCCCGACTTATCCTCGAAGTCGTCTTCACCAAACCGGATCGCCTCCCACTGATCCCAGAGGTCATGCCGTTCACTGAACTTCTCCACAGCTCGGTAGACCTTTCCGTCCCAACCTCCGGCCTTGCCCCTTTGGGGTGTCTCACGTGTCAGGTTGGCCAACAGCGAGTCGTAGTGCAGGATCGTTCCGATCACCACCACGTTGGTCTGCGGATCACCGGCCTTCAAGAGCGTCTTCTGGAACCAGTCCATGGCCTTACGCCTCTGATCATCCGACAGCGTTGGCTCTAGCTCCTCCAGGTCGTCCGCAATGATCAGACTCGGCCGGTGCTGCCGGTGCTTCATGCCACGCAGCCCCTGCCCCGCACCCAAGACCCGCACGCAAGTGTCGTTGGGAAGCACCAAATGATGCGCCCTCACCTTCACCGCCCCGCCCCCGGAAAGTTCCGAGAGGCTTCCGGGGGTGTTAGTTGATGGCTTTGCCTGCCGGCCCTGGATCAAGGGGATACAGATCTCCGGAAAGTCTTGGATCAGACGAGTGTTGCCTCGCAATTCCCGAGTCAGGTCCTGCAGCAACTGCTTTGCCTGCTCACTTGTCGCCGAGATGATCAGGATGAATGCTTCTTTCCGGTACAGCAAGCACCACAACACATAGGCCAAACTCACGACCGTCGTCTTGGCGTGGCCTCTAGGAGCCGCAATAGCAACCCGGCTCCCACGCTTGTCTACAAGTACTTTCAACTTCCGGAAAAGAGACGCGTGCATACGTGAACCCTTGGCGCGGAGGTGATGCTCTAGGTACACCGCCGCGAATACACTGGGCGATTCACCGCCACGCTCGCGTCGGCGGAGCGATAACGCTCGGAGCAGCCCTCGATGATGGTCTAGTTCGACGCTGCTCATTTAGCTACCTTTCCGGTAGCAGGCGGAGTGGGCAAGGACTGAACCGAACCAACCCCCTTCGAAGCCTCCCCGTAACGCCTTTCCTGCATTCCATTCGGTAGCTCAATGCAGCCCACCCGCTTCGCTTCGGCATAGATTTCCTGCAAAGTCAACGGGTCTTCGAGACGATGGCTCAGCGTCGCCTCGATCTGCTGAGCCGATGAAGGCAGAAAACCCATGATTTGAAGCCGGTGAGCCGTCTTGTCCAGGATCTCCATAGCCGCCCGCTCGCCGTCGATCCGAACTGCTGGGGGTGTGGACTTGTCCCGCGTCGCCCGACGGATGTGTTCAACACCTACTCGTGCCTGATGCAACAGTTCACCCGCGACCTCGCCGGCCAGCTCGGGATCATTCTTCAAAGCCCTGCCTTCAAGGATGGCCTTGCGGTCGCGGGCGATGGTCCGCTCACTGCACGTCAGTAAGGCGGCCATCTCGGGGACCGACACGCCCTCGCCGCCAAGATGGGCAACGCAGGCTCGGCGTTCTTCTACTGCCAGGTCTTTGGGATTTAAACGCTTCTGCTTGAGATCACGTAGAAGATCAAGCACGTTCCTGGGATCGGAAATATCTGAGGGTTCACTCTGGGCTTCTAGAGTGGTTTGTTCAAGGGGTTCGTTGGTCATGGTGATGTGCTCACTGATGATGGATGTGTTTTAGAAATTCAGGTCTTAGTTGAATGAGTGATTAGTGCAATATGGCCACTAAGCAGCAGAGGAACCCTGAGTCCACGAATAGGCCTGCGCAACTTCCGGGGGCACGGCTTGAGGGCCGGCCAAAGCGATGTAGCGGCGAACGATGGTGTCGCAGTCACGCGGATCGATCTCCATCCCCAGGCAACGACGCCCCAAAGCCGCCGCGGCCAGCAGCGTGGTCCCGCTGCCCAGGAAGGGGTCGAAGACAATCTCGCCTCGTTTCGAAGAGTTGCGGATCGCTCGCTCGGCCAGCTCCAGGGGTTTCTGGGTAGGGTGCTTGTACTCCCGAGTACGGTCGCGATGAACGTCCCAGAGCGTTGACGCATTCCGAGGGCCGTACCAACGATGGCGGGCACCGGCTTTGTAGCCATACAGGCAGTACTCCACCTGCTCGTTGTAGTCACCAAACCCCGGGCTAAAGCTCTCCTTGGCCCAGGTAATCGTCGAAGACACCTTGAACTTCCGTTCCGTGAGCAGGTCGTGCATTAACCCAAAACACTTGTGCGCATTCCAGATGTAGAACGCTCCCCCCGGAATTAGGCTCTCATCCAGCGCCTCTAGGACTTTGGGGAACCACCTGGCGTACTGCCTGGGCGTGAGGTTGTCGTTAATGATCCGGTCTTCAGATGGCTTGCCCGAAGGTCCAGTCTTACCTCGCTTGGCCGACGTTGGGCGTTTATTGCGGTCATAGCTCACGCCGTAAGGCGGATCCGTATGGTTCATCGAGGCCCGTTCGTTGCCCAAGAGTCGAGCAACATCCGCGGGGCTGACAACTTCGCCGCACAGTAAGCGGTGCTCGCCGCTTGGCCCAAGGCAAATCAAGTCACCCGGCTTGGTAATTGGTTCTGCAGGCTCTTCAACCTCATCCAAAGCCTCTAGATCAAGCTCAGTGTCTTTAGCCAGGTCGGCTATGAGATGCTCGATCTCTACACCATAGAAACCGGTGACCGTCGCGTCGATATCCGGCTCGACCACGAGCTCGGTGAGGAGTTCGGCGAGCTTACCCTCGTCCCAAGCACCGTCGATCTTGTTCAGTGCGATGTTGAGGGCTTTTTCGTCAGCGAGGGACAGATCCACCTCGACGACATCGATCTCTGCGTCTCCACGGGCCTTAAGTACCTTGAATCGCTGATGCCCCCCTACCAAGTGGCCGGTCTGACGATTCCAGACCGGGGGCTCAACGCAGCCGTAGGTTTCGATACTACGCTGGAGTTTCTCGTACTCGGGATCACCCGGCTTCAAATCCTTCCGGGGGTTGTAGGGGGCAGGGTTGATCTTCTGAACTTCGATACTACGAACTTGCATGGCAACGCTCCTTTAGACGTGTAACGACCACGCCGTGTCGCCTCTCGGGCCAGTTAATGGCCTATGCAACGTGCACAAGCCACAAAAAAACGAACCAGCCCGAGAGGCAAAAGGTCCGATTGATTCGAAGCTACTGTGTTCTGTGATTTGAGGCGGCAAGAGCAATCTCAATGCCGGCTCGTTCAGCATTATCGCCAAAGCAATATGCCTGACAATAGTTGTGTGCTGACAAGAAGCTGTGAGCAGCTAAACTATTTGGGCTAGATAAACTATTCGGCTTATGCAGGCTACAGCTAAGCCCCAAGCAAGCGAAATCTGCAGCCACAGCCTACGGGTCATTTGTGAGTTACTGGATTAGCTGCGTAAGGAATGATCTGCCCCTAGGGTTCATTCCATCCCGATCTACCTCAGCTGTACATAACCCCCATTCATGGAACGGACTATTGCTTTCGTTGAACGAGAGTTCATATGCCGTACATCCCTGCCGTAACTGCCTGAATACCTCACGACGAATCGGTCCCATCGTTTGCCGGCTCGGGCTGGCCCTCCAGAAAACAGCGCATCAATTCGGGCTGCGAGCGGACACCGAACATCTTGAAGATGCGCTGGGTATAGGTGTTTACGGTGTTGATCGACAAGAGCCTGACATCGGCAATGTCCTGCCGGGAGTAACCTTTCACCAATAACGTCAGCAGCACCATATGGCTGGTTGGCAGTTCGGCGATCTGATGAACACGCGCGTCCTCGGGCCAACCCGCGGTATGCAGCCACGGCACCCCGCGGATGATGATGTGCAGCATGTCGCGCTGCCGGTCGGTAAACGGTGGCTCGCCATACGGCCGGAAGAGCGTGACGGTGCTGGACCCGTGGTCTTCGACCGCACAGATCGACGAGACGAACGTACCGATGCCCGCGGCGGCGGCCAGGGCCGAGGCCTCGCTCTTCTCCCACTCCGCCGCCCCGGCGTGGTCTTCCATACGGATGGTCAGCGGCTCAGGCTGGGTGAAGATGCGTTGGTAAGTCGGCGCAAAGACGCGATGCGTCGCGGGGTGGTTCACGCAAGTGGCGAGGCACTCGGCCTGCTCCAAGGAGAAGCCGCCCTGCAGCGCTCCGGCATGGTGCGGCTTGCAGTCCTCGTCGAACACGTTGATGGCCCAGCTCCACTGCGTCGCATCGACCAGCCGGCAGAGGCCGTCGAGCAGAAATCTTTTCTTGGCTAGGTGGTCGCCCTCGTAGGTCGAGGTCTGCGCCAACAACTCCACCAGACGCACCGCGTCTTCCTGGGAGATCGTCGCGTTTCCGGAATCGGGTTGGCGGATCGGGTCTGACATCGCATATCTCGTCAGGGTGGTGCGTCGCGAAAGACACCATGGCATGTTAGGCCATAAACAAACAATCTGGGTTGCCGTACGGGAAATTAAAGTGCCCAAATTTACGAGCGGTCTCAAATTTGAGACTTACGCCAAGCAAGGCGATCGGGTATCAATTTCACCAGTCAAACTTTTGCAGAGCTGCTCTTACAGCCTGATCGTATTCAGGCTATCAACCGAAGGGTTTACCCGTATCAAAATTGGGTAACGAGGTACTAAGGTTTTCAAACACGGTGCTGATACGACTGATTGAATTTTTGTAAGTAGGAAGACCTCCATGCGATTCATAGCAACGGCCGCGGCGCTCGGGCTTGTGTCACTGACCATCCAAGCCCGGGCCGATATCCTTGCCGGCTCGTCGGCGTTCAACCTCCAAGAGATCGTCGATGCGTTCGGCGACGAACAGGGGCAGACCTTAACGCTCCCGATCGCCGCCGACATCACTTCGATCGAGCTGCTCATAGGCCGGGCCAACATCGCGGTGGTGCTCACCGACCCGATTGTGGTGGACCTGTTCGCCACCGCTGAGTCGCCTCTCAACGGGCCGCAGCCCACGGGCAGCCCAATCGCTACAGGCTCCGTGGCCCCGTTCATGAGTAGCTCTTTCGAGTGGCGTTCGTTTGATTTCGGCGGCGTGGTCGCGCTGGAGACCGACACCACCTACGCGATTGTCGTTAGCAGCACCGACACCGGCGGCTACGCCTGGGCCGGAACGAACAACGGCGACTACGAGGACGGGAACGAGATCAGCCGAAACCTGGGGGACACCATCTGGGTGCAGCAACCCCAAGGCGAACAGACCTTCCGCGTCATCGGCACGTTCATTCCCGAGCCGGCTTCGGCGGTACTGCTGGCACTGTGTCTCGGTGGATTGACGCTCCGCCGCCGCAGATGACCCCACCGCGCGGCCGATTGCTGGGCTCGAAAAGATAATGCATCACAACGCCAAAACGGCGGCAAAGAACTTCAGAGCGGAGAACCATGCACGTGAATAACCCTATCGATCTTTCCGAGGCCGGCGGGTGGAACCGAGGGGTGTTGACGTCCCGTCGTGGACGCCGATTCTTGCGTGCCGGGCGTCTGGCCGTGTTGGCGGCACTCA
Protein-coding regions in this window:
- a CDS encoding ABC transporter ATP-binding protein, translating into MMTTPSDRPPLLELTGITRIFHVGSETVHALAGVDLTIRHGEFVSIMGSSGSGKSTLMNVLGCLDRPTDGDYYLDGQAVSRMSSWALADVRNARLGFVFQSFELMARTPAWKNVALPLMYGESGGRRAKVKALAALDKVGLSDRASHRPSQLSGGQKQRVAIARALVNEPKILFADEPTGNLDSQTTSEILDLFGQLHAEGHTLVMVTHESDVAAHAQRVIRMKDGRADSDLSTDQDPVTAPFRQSIEVTA
- a CDS encoding ABC transporter permease — its product is MIQHVLLAPLRMLRLTYVSVQMSLGQIWANKLRSLLATLGIVIGIASVVAVIAALAGLKTKVLAEFETFGANKVFVFPDRPDSGPDRNAPFYGRINLEPQQFNGLLEQAPSVADFCRLGEGSSNVDYLDTHLENVSIYGIDFSWHGIHNRWVEKGRTFSVVDQLNARPVCLITTKTRDDLKLPEDPIGESIIMYSQKFRIVGIVEASPAGAAFGGGVVRQEIYVPFPTQIRRDTPWVYAVAVAHSPEVAEEASAEIQVFLRNTRGIAPGDPDNFRMEVLSQAIEQFQSLAAGVTAVAGGIVSISLLVGGVGIMNIMLVSVSERTREIGLRKAVGAKPTALLMQFLIESVTLCTVGGMIGLGVGQLMVEGIQGIPNANLDQAYIPLWAVLLALAFSGGVGVTFGFFPALKAARMDPIEALRHE
- a CDS encoding TolC family protein, with product MSNLFHPPQTGAALIVVACGLVGCADPFRHDPVTQEAYRAKLQNIEPVTLETFTATEPAPPMPEAPAELELTLEQCRAWVLADSLDLDVRLLDPTLADLSVTAAEARFEAVLFGSANYSDTETPTASTLDGSEVQSSRGQLGVRLPLRTGGTLTADFVAQRLDTDNTFSTLNPSFDGDANISLSQPLLRNAGQRVTEAPIQIARLDAQAVSARTRVDVIRVLTAIDRAYWQLYQAQQELTVRQQQHELAIAQLERAERLVEAGAAADVEVIRAQAGVADGLEAIITAENTLRLTQRSIKRLINQPHLPLNGPTALVAVTPANPVNYALDGDRLLDTAMDQRVELIETELQLAQDALNIDIRRNATLPLASLDYRYTRNGLGGSFNDAFSQVFEEDFDGHSIGLRVEVPLGNQAAKSELQRALLTRVQRLSNRRLQEVQIAQEIANALDTLTTTWQRILATRQAVLLEARVLEAEQRQFELGLVTSTQVLEAQARLADARSREVSAITAYQIAQIDLAFATGTVLGEARIRWEPLGLDSESQKR
- a CDS encoding recombinase family protein: MSSKLIRCAVYTRKSHEEGLDQAFNSLDAQREAGLDYIRSQIHEGWVAIETAYDDGGFTGGNMERPGLKQLLKDIDYGLVDVVVVYKVDRLSRSLSDFAAMMKVFEDRDVSFVSVTQQFNTTTSMGRLTLNMLLSFAQFEREVTGERIRDKIAATKKKGLWVGGQPPLGYRLKERKLYIHPPEAELVEKTFRGFLEADGSMLALAEKLNSEGYTTRYWVSSRGREHGGKPLTAKYLRDMLTNPLYIGRIVHKDKDWKGQHEPIVSRKLWDQVQGEIDSVIRQSQHRWSQPHLLKGKLRTHESYAMSPSSVHRPISNRAAATSGGQKRLVRYYVSQKGIQQGYKNCPIKTINASYLDELVRALVLNYLDEDVRDPLLRSDVGTRDYWIRRLIHRIVLAPDELTVKLLPDQLEAVREVEWPHTPNAEAAPCPRCLYQPRVDNYRKKVRLRIALQIKRLDGKRMLVSPDGQDLVAPGTPTPQSHIVSAIGQAYRWRELFMESGVNLPRLAKQQNVSASRIRKYLPLVQLSPTILKQALSGELPVRITLTNLLEAAQTLNWGKQAQFLGLEVAP
- a CDS encoding DUF2924 domain-containing protein — its product is MYVGMNTPRSLNDLKGLSLPELSQSWQQTNRGKPPPKVKLLLRRDLAWQAQGGGIDAATQTMLKSAIRGVQAPPQSVNSRKPRKIRTPSKPVLQAGAKLIRNWQGKTYEVVVVEPGKRFEFRGQEYRSLTQIAKEITRAHWSGPRFFGLNRVRGIQ
- a CDS encoding helix-turn-helix domain-containing protein, giving the protein MPKPQIRPDYAPLPELLREMRDRAGLTQRDLAERLGMPQNTIYRMEQGIRRCDVLELIDWCRACDYNPKRAFNKLL